The Stenotrophomonas maltophilia genome segment GGTACTGAGCAGCCTCGCGTTTGCCCTGATCCATGAGATCCCTGGCACCAGTGCCAATGGCCCGGCCGAAATCGCACAGCTGTGGCTGGTCTATGGTGGCATGGGAGCTGCGTTCTGCTGGCTCTACCGGCGCACCGGCACGTTGTGGGCGGCGATCACCGCCCACGCGCTGAACAATGCGGTCGCCCTTGCCGCGATGGTGTTCCTGGGGTCAACGTAACGCCGCGTCCGCTTGACGAAAGATTAAGCCGCTACGCTACACACTCCGCATATGAACACGGGGGAGTTTCCATGAAACAACTGCTGCTGGCCCTTGTCATCACCACCCTGGTCAGCGCCTGCGCGACCACCACCTCCCCTACCGGTCGCCGGCAGATGGTGGGCGGCGTCTCGCAGGCGCAGCTGGACCAGCTCGGCGCACAGGCGTTCGCCGAAACCAAGCAGAAGGAAAAGATCAGCACCGACGGCCGCCAGAACGGTTACGTGCAGTGCGTGGTCAACGCCCTGGTCGCGCAGCTGCCAGCTCAATACCGTGGCGTACGGTGGGAGACGGCGGTATTCGTCGACAAGGAGCCCAACGCCTTCGCCCTGCCCGGCGGCAAGGTCGGCGTGAACACCGGCATCTTCACCGTGGCCAAGAACCAGGATCAGCTGGCTGCCGTGATCGGCCATGAAATCGGTCATGTCATCGCCCGCCACCACGAAGAGCGCATCACCCGCCAGATGGGTGCGCAGACCGGGCTGGCCGTGCTCGGCGCGCTGGCTGGCGCAGCCTACGGCGAAGGTGCTGCCAGCACCGTCAACCAGCTCGGTGGCATGGGCGCGCAGACTGCCTTCCTGCTGCCGGGCTCGCGGACGCAGGAAAGCGAGGCTGACGTGATCGGCCAGCGACTGATGGCCCAGGCCGGATTCAATCCGGCGCAGGCGGTCGACCTGTGGCAGAACATGATGGCCGCCAGCGGCGGTCGCAGCCCGCAATGGCTGTCCACCCACCCGGATCCGGCCAACCGGATCCAGGAACTGCGACGTGATGCCCCGGGCCTGACGCCGGTCTATCAGCAGGCGCAGGCGGCCGGGCTACGGCCAAAGTGCGGATGAGTGCGCAGTTCTATGCTGTATTGCAGCACATAAAACGATTTCTCACGCCATCTGTTTCTGATACGTTTGGCGGCTCAGATTTTTCTGACAGTCCGACTTTGCCGCTAACCGGCGGTTCGATCGAGGTGAACGATGATTTTCCGTAACCACAAAGCTGTGCTTTCCGTCCTCGTCGCGACCGCCCTGACCGGCGCCGTGGTCACCGATGCCTTCGCGCAGTCCTCGCGTTCCTCCGAGCGCGGCAACCGTGGCGGCAAGCAGGCCAAGGCCGAGGCGCTGTACCCGAACGCGACCCGCCAGGAGCCGACGGTCAAGGCTTCGGCCAAGATGGGCAGCAAGCTGCAGAAAATGATCGACAGCTACAACAAGGAAAAGTTCCCGGAAACCCGCACCCAGGCCGACGCCATCCTGGCTGACAGCGCCGCGAACGAGTACGACAAGTCGCTGGCCGCGCAGCTGGCCTCGCAGGCTGCCTACCAGACCGATGACGCCCCGGCTGCCATCGCCTACCTGAAGCAGGTCCTGCAGTTCAACGGCCTGGACAACAACGGCCACTTCCAGTCGATGCTGATGCTGGGCCAGTTGCAGCTGCAGGAAGACCAGACAGCCGAAGGCCTGGCAACCCTCGACAAGTACTTCGCCGAGAGCAAGTCGA includes the following:
- a CDS encoding M48 family metallopeptidase; its protein translation is MKQLLLALVITTLVSACATTTSPTGRRQMVGGVSQAQLDQLGAQAFAETKQKEKISTDGRQNGYVQCVVNALVAQLPAQYRGVRWETAVFVDKEPNAFALPGGKVGVNTGIFTVAKNQDQLAAVIGHEIGHVIARHHEERITRQMGAQTGLAVLGALAGAAYGEGAASTVNQLGGMGAQTAFLLPGSRTQESEADVIGQRLMAQAGFNPAQAVDLWQNMMAASGGRSPQWLSTHPDPANRIQELRRDAPGLTPVYQQAQAAGLRPKCG